The Nitrososphaerales archaeon DNA window CACCGCAGCCTTCAAGTTCGGCTCCACATCGGCGAAATTCTCGAACCTCGGCGCGAGCTCTGCGGCGTATCCCCTGTCCACCCTTACCAGCTGCGCCATCAACGTTTCGCGTACTGAGCCAAGGTTCGGGTCCTCCCCCTCCTTGGCGGTAAGACCGAGGCGACCCGCGACCGGGAGGTAGAAGTCCGCGTAGCCCTTGCTGACAATCCTCGCCTCGTCCGCGATGGTCCGGAGCGTCGCGAGCTGGTCTGTAACAGTCTCTATGACGAGCGGGTCGTCGGAGGCGCCGCAGAGCGATACGAACTTGAAGTATGTCTCCGGGTCGACCATCCCCGAATGGAGGAAGAGGAAGAGGTCGGTCATTATTCCTGCCCTGTCATGCGCGTGCAGCTTCTGGAAGCGGTTCGCTAGCTCCCCGTATGTCTCCTCGTCATAGAGGACGCTGTAGAAGCCAGTCCTTTGCAGGTTGACGATGAAGTCGTCGGTCATCTTCGCCTTGACCAGGGCCGAATTCCTGTCGAGCAGCATCTTCGTCTCCTTGCCTCCAACCCTCATTGTGAGGGGGATGGGCCAGACGCCCCTTGCCTTCTTTCCGCTGAGGAGGAAGCGGTTTTGGCTGAGTCTCACTCCGCCCTTGACTGCCTTGACTTTGACGACGGGGAAACCAGGCTTCATGACCCAAGCGCTCATCACCCTAGTGACTGGGAGCCCTGAGGCTCGGGCAATCGACTTCCAAAGGTCCTCACCGCTGGCGTTGGCGTGGCTGAACTTGCGGAGGTAGGCTCTGACTCCCGTCCTGAAGGCCGCCTCCCCGACGTATGACTCGATCATCCTGAGGACGGCGGCTCCTTTGCCGTAGCTTATCGCGTCGAAGACCTGATGTATCTCCTTGACCGAGGTGACCCTCGCCTGGATAGGGTGTGTGCCGAAGAGCGCGTCAGCGCTCATGGAGCGGAAAGTCTCGAACCTCAGAAACTCCCTCCAGACGTCCCATTCTGGGTGGAGCCTATGGATCATCTTGTGCTCCATGAAGGTCGCAAAGCTCTCGTTCAGCCAGAGGTCATCCCACCACTTCATGGTCACTAGGTCGCCGAACCACTGGTGGGCGATCTCATGGGTCATCACGTAGGCGGCGTGCCGATGGTCGAAGAAGCTCGAGTTCTTGTCGAGTAGGACGTATGCCTCCCTCGAAGTGATTGCGCCCCAGTTCTCCATCGCACCAGCGTGGTATTCGGGTAGCGCCACTAGGTGGAGCTTCTCAAGGGGGTACCGGATTCCGAAGTACTCCTCGTAATCCTTCAGTACCTTAGTGGAAATGTCCAAGATGAACTCTGACTGATGAGACGCACCGGCCCTGGTTGCTGCGATTACCTCCGTCCTCCCACTGGACATCCTAGTCTCTTCGAACTTCCCGATTCCCATGAAGAAGAGATAGGTCGACATGCGCGGCGACTGGTTGAACACGTGCCTGACCCTGCCGTCAGAAGTCTCAGTCCTGGACTTCACACTTGAGTTCGAAATTACCTCCAGCCCCCTCTCCGTTGTCACCGTCAGCCTGAAGACAGCCTTGAACGTCGGTTCGTCCTTGCAGGGAAAGACAGTTCTCGCGGCAGCTGGTTCGAGGTCGGTCACAAGCATGTAGTCCTTCCCGTACTTCGACTTGTACAGCCCGAAGATGGTCTGGTCCGAGACCTGCTTTGAGTAGGATACGCTCACCTCCGACTGCTTCTTGGGTACGCCAAAGACGGACAGCGCCCCTTCCTTCGGGCCGTACCTGAAGCGCGTGGGCCGACCGTTCACCGCGACCGCGTTCACGCTCATCTCTTGGGCGTCGAGCAACAGCGGGTTCGCCGATGTCTCCACGGTCAGTTTGACAACTCCTTCGACGTTGGCGCGCGCGAAGTCAACGTTAAGGTCGAGGTCGTAGGAGTCGATATGCAAACTTGGTCGCCGGTCGAGAGGCCGCCCCCGGGGGCCGAATTAAGGTTGAGGGAGGAAATGGCACCAACTCGGAAGGTTTGGGCTGGGAAGGTAAGTTATTGCAAGAAATCTACAGCCAATCGGTGAATCTCGCGGTTCGCAATAGGCCGAATGTCGGACTTGGCCCGCAGCGGGCGTTCCTCACGCGCTGTCCGAGGCTGCCTGAATCGTGGGTTGCTGGGCGACGGGGACCTGCTGAGCCTCTGGCTCCGCGCTCGGCTCTGAGGCCTCGTTTGCCTTGGAGCTTAGCTCAGCGAGCTGGGACTGGACCTCTGATATCTCAGGGGCTGGTTCCGCGGCTGAGAATGACTCCCGGCTGGAATCCTCTGCGAACACCATTGGCTCGAAAGGTTCGGGAGCGGCCTCCTCCGAGTCTGTGGAAGGGGCGGGCTCTGCAGCGAATGTTTCGGTTGCCGGTGTCTGCTCCTCTCCGCTCGTCTCATTCTGTTGCATGTTCTCCGCAGCCTCTGCCGAGAGCGAACCGCCAGTCACCTGCTCTGCAAGTGAGACGACCTTCGAGACGAGCTCGTCGTAGACCGCCTGCGGCACGTGGTCAGCGAGGCTTGCTTCCAGCTCCTGCACCTTCGCCTCTGCGGCTGTCAACTGGTCCCTTGGGACCATCGACGAGACGGCGTTCTCTAGCTCGTCGCACCTCTCCTTGATCGTGTTGTACTCTGAGGCAGGGACCATCGCGGCCATTTGCCTCGTAGCCTCATCAAACCTCTGCTTCAGCGCGAAGCTTTCCGATGCGGGGACCATCGAGCCTATCTGGCGCGAGACCTCTTCGTACCTCCTCTGGAGCGAGGCATATTCTTCCTTGCTCACCATCCCCCTGATCTGCTCCTCGAGCTCCCTTGCTCTCGAAAGTGCTTGCAGGTGGACGGAGGTCGCAACGAAGCCCTGAGCAATCTTCGCAGCCATGGACTCCAAGACCCTTCCCTGGGCTCCTGCCGCCTTGTTCTGGGCCGAAATCTGCTCTGCAATAGAGGAGAACTGCTTGATGAACGTCGTAGTCTTCTGTTGCTCCGCCTTCGACCTGTCAAGCTCCTTCTCGAGGCCCTCTACCTCCCTCTCGAGCTTGGAGACAGCTTCGTGGTGCTCCTTCTTCGGGATTGATTGTCGGAGCTGCGCCTCGAGCGTCTTGTACCTCAAGGCGAGTTTCTTGTATTCGGCGCCTATGTTTACGGTTCTACTGGTCTTGTCCATTTCGGATCTGTGTATCACCCGCTGCGCGGTGCTGATATTACGCAAAGTCAACATTGCTTTACCTAAGAATGAATTATGCTGTAGGGCCTCAGGACAGGTTTCGGGCAGCCGAAGTGTCGGGGAGGGAGTTGCATCAAGGGTCGACGAGTTGCAACAGCGTTTCCTTGAAGGGCAACCCGATGCCTGCACGCCAGGGCCGAGATTAGAACCTACCCGGAGGCTGGCTGCCGGGAGAATCTGGGCTGCGCAGCGCCCTCCTTCTCGAGCTGCTCCTTCGCCATCTCAACGATAGGGCGAAGGTCCTTCGTCTCGATCTTGGCGTCGGCCCTCTTCCTCACCACCTCCTGCGCATTGAAAGCGACTCGTAGGTCGACCAGGTCGAAGAGGTCGACATCGTTGGCCCCGTCCACGACGGCGATTTTCCTCATTCCATCGAACATGCTCCCGAAGGCCGTCCTGAGTATCTGCGCCTTGTTGACGTTGACGAGGAGGCCGTACCCCACGAGTCTGCTGTCGTGGAAGACGAGCTCGTTGGAGAAGACGTGGTCCATGCCTAGCTCGCTCTTCACCCTGTTTGTGAGGAGTGAGAACCCGCCGCTGACGCCGACCATCAGGCATCCCATCTTCTTCAACCGCTCAGTTGCCTCGACTGCGCCCTTCATGATGGGCAGTGAGTTCGCGACGCGCATGCACTGCTGGTGCGTGACGCCCCTGACGAGCTCAATCCTCTGGGCGAGTCCGTGCTCCCAGCTTATCTCTCCCCTGATGCCCCTCATCGTGATGTCGCGGACCTGCTCCTCCTTCCGACCAGCCTGGCGAGTTCTGGCAGGAACTCGCCATCGACCAAGACCCCTTCCACATCGAAGACTACTATCACCCAGTCACACCTCTAGCTCGCACAGTGGGCACGCCGATGGGGTATCCATCCCCGTGGACGAACCAACCGTCTGGACCCGACCTCGGGCTGCCAGACGCCGATTCCCGCAGCCCGTAGCGTATAGACTCCTCGGTCCTTGGCTGCCCGTTGCAAATGCCAAGCCAGGAGCCACGAGCGATAGGGGTCGAGGAAGAGGCGATTCTCCGGCGAGTTCTTGGGGATGGTCCGAAACTCAGCCAGTCGGGCCGCTCACCCTTTTCTCCATGCGCGCTCGTGCCGCAAGGATGATTATTGCGACAGCGACCAGAGCTTGGACCACCTCGAGAAAGGCTATCACAGCGGGAGGGTGCATCGTCGACAGAAGCCCCGCCTCGTCGACGAGCAGGGCTGGGAAGTAGAGGATTGCTGCAATGATTGCGAACGTCGACCACCGGGAGTGACCACGGAAGAGCAGCGCTAGAGAGACTACGGCAAGGATCAAGCCAACGAAGAACAGGACCAGGGTCGCGGCGCCGGTTGCCGTGACGTCGGAGACAGGGCGGTTCTCGAGGCCTGCGGGAGTCAAGAGGATGCCGCAGAAGACGAAGACCACCAACGCGATCGTGAGAGGTTTCTTCGTTCCGGGAGGCTTTGCCATTGTTGGTGTGGAAAGAAGACATAGGGTCTCTACTTAAGGGCGAGCTCGGGAGTTCGAGAATAGTCCCTACGACCTTCGTCTACTCATTATCGATGAACTCTTCTGCTTTTGGCGGCTCAGGCGGGAGCCCCTTGCGCTTCCTAATCTCGGTGACCAGCGGCATCAGCAAGTTCGAGGGGACGGCCTGCCAGAGCTTGAAGTGGGTGTTCCACACGGCCTTCCCCGCTGTCGCGCCCCTCATCTTCTCGCTCAGGTCGAAGGTCTCCGCTGCTGGAATCTCGCCTTCGACAACGGTCATCACCTCCCTCTGGTCTATCTTGACAAGCTTTCCCCTCTTGCCCTGAATGACGCCCGTGATGGCGCCGATGAGGTCGGACGGGCCCTTCACCTCTATGCCGAGTACCGGCTCCAGGAGTGTGGGGTTGGCAGAGAGAAGGGCACCTAGGATGGCCCTCCTCGATGCAGGCATCAGCTGGGCGTACGTCCTGTGGGCAGCGTCCTCGTGGGGCACGTAGTTTGTGAGCACGACCTTGACCCCCCTCGTGAACTCGTAGGCGAGCGGCCCGTTCTTCATGATGTCGTCGAAGCCGGCCCTGATGGAGTCCATGGACTCCTGCAGGAACTGGACGCCCTTGGTCAGCTCGGTCATTATGTTCCCCCTCTCGTCAATCGCTTGCCAGTTTTTCGCCTGGTCAGGGTCCCAGCCCTGGTCGCGCAGGAGCTTCACCACCAGCTTCTTCTCTATGTTCTCGCTGATCGTGCCGTTGCGGATGAGCTCGACGACCGCGGGCTCTAGAGGCTCCACCTCAATGAAGATCTTGTTGTGCCTGTTGGGGGAGCGCGCCATTATCGGGCCCGCCCTCGAGCGGATTGTCTCCCTGTAGTTGATTATGGGCGGCGAGGTGACTATCTCGAGGCCGGCCTGCTGGATCATGGTGGTTGCGATCTCCAGGTGCAGGACGCCCATCCCTGCCATCAGTGTCTCTCCCGACTCCTGGTTTATGGTGATGATGAGGTTCGGGTCCTCGATGTTGAGCCTGCGCATCACCTCGACCAGCTTGGGAAGGTCCCTGGGGTGCTTCGCCTCCACGGCCACGGTGACGACCGGCTCGCTGACGTAGTGGATCGATTCGAAGGGTGCAACGCCCTTCACGTTCGATATCGTCTCGCCCGACCTGATGTCGAGACCCAGCAGCGCCGGGATGTTGCCCGCAGGCAGTGAATCCACTATCTCCCTCTGGAAGCCCATGAATATCTGGACGGACTGGATG harbors:
- a CDS encoding HAD family phosphatase; protein product: MRGIRGEISWEHGLAQRIELVRGVTHQQCMRVANSLPIMKGAVEATERLKKMGCLMVGVSGGFSLLTNRVKSELGMDHVFSNELVFHDSRLVGYGLLVNVNKAQILRTAFGSMFDGMRKIAVVDGANDVDLFDLVDLRVAFNAQEVVRKRADAKIETKDLRPIVEMAKEQLEKEGAAQPRFSRQPASG
- a CDS encoding M1 family metallopeptidase — encoded protein: MHIDSYDLDLNVDFARANVEGVVKLTVETSANPLLLDAQEMSVNAVAVNGRPTRFRYGPKEGALSVFGVPKKQSEVSVSYSKQVSDQTIFGLYKSKYGKDYMLVTDLEPAAARTVFPCKDEPTFKAVFRLTVTTERGLEVISNSSVKSRTETSDGRVRHVFNQSPRMSTYLFFMGIGKFEETRMSSGRTEVIAATRAGASHQSEFILDISTKVLKDYEEYFGIRYPLEKLHLVALPEYHAGAMENWGAITSREAYVLLDKNSSFFDHRHAAYVMTHEIAHQWFGDLVTMKWWDDLWLNESFATFMEHKMIHRLHPEWDVWREFLRFETFRSMSADALFGTHPIQARVTSVKEIHQVFDAISYGKGAAVLRMIESYVGEAAFRTGVRAYLRKFSHANASGEDLWKSIARASGLPVTRVMSAWVMKPGFPVVKVKAVKGGVRLSQNRFLLSGKKARGVWPIPLTMRVGGKETKMLLDRNSALVKAKMTDDFIVNLQRTGFYSVLYDEETYGELANRFQKLHAHDRAGIMTDLFLFLHSGMVDPETYFKFVSLCGASDDPLVIETVTDQLATLRTIADEARIVSKGYADFYLPVAGRLGLTAKEGEDPNLGSVRETLMAQLVRVDRGYAAELAPRFENFADVEPNLKAAVAIAYAVVNGSSAYDPLVKLTKSSGEVDRTKAYSALTSFEDPSLVEKVLELGISGEVSRSDSGYTVTGAATNPRARKVTWGWIEKRWDRLNEIYGGAQEFYLYLDRAVPRCGVGSEDEVKAFISGERFREGHITFRRVFELLDIYSRLRQRLLSA
- a CDS encoding elongation factor EF-2, producing the protein MLAACGMLSPSVAGQALALDYMELEQQRQMTIKAANVTLYYEQEAKPYVINLIDTPGHIDFTGKVTRSLRAVDGAIVVVDAVEGVMTQTITVTRQALEERVRPVLYINKIDRLIKELRLTPEKMQEWLFRIVQDFNNLVEQSAEPEYKQKWQVSVQKSQVAFGSSKDRWGFNFDMLKAAGMSFKDIISAYTASTPEELGKKLPLHEALLSMVVRHHPPPHVAQAYRIPKIWPGDLNSDIGKALLACDEHGATVMMVTNVVVDPAAGLVATGRLFSGSVSNGDAVYLLNSKREGRIQSVQIFMGFQREIVDSLPAGNIPALLGLDIRSGETISNVKGVAPFESIHYVSEPVVTVAVEAKHPRDLPKLVEVMRRLNIEDPNLIITINQESGETLMAGMGVLHLEIATTMIQQAGLEIVTSPPIINYRETIRSRAGPIMARSPNRHNKIFIEVEPLEPAVVELIRNGTISENIEKKLVVKLLRDQGWDPDQAKNWQAIDERGNIMTELTKGVQFLQESMDSIRAGFDDIMKNGPLAYEFTRGVKVVLTNYVPHEDAAHRTYAQLMPASRRAILGALLSANPTLLEPVLGIEVKGPSDLIGAITGVIQGKRGKLVKIDQREVMTVVEGEIPAAETFDLSEKMRGATAGKAVWNTHFKLWQAVPSNLLMPLVTEIRKRKGLPPEPPKAEEFIDNE